One Tunturibacter gelidoferens genomic region harbors:
- a CDS encoding TonB-dependent receptor has protein sequence MIYDSTTQMTRLGQCGRRLSRGWSKPAYLLALLVLFTSAAFAQLTTADILGTITDATGAVVPNATVVLTNTGTNEKRTTTSNSSGDYSFNILPVGHYSISVKATGFEAAITKDLSVEAGDRARNDVHLQLGAESTVVEVTASTPLLQADSATVSSTVTAKAVQDLPLNGRNFVQLVGLVPGANEGAGNGLSSGGRPDDRRTNAAGLSVNGQDDTLNNWVVDGIDDNERIIGTIGIKPNVEGIQEITIQTNSYAPEAGRTAGGVINLVTRSGTNAFHGSVYEYFRNDIFDARNVFASTGKKPELRQNQYGVSIGGPIFRDRTFFYFDWEGLRNVAGVTYTGTVPTQSEYNNINSINGGSPEAFFSTANGTAQAHAGLIPATGGPVPINPIALNYLKLFPAPTNSNLSNNYIISPSKTQDYNLYDARIDHRFNDKNVLFGRWSYNKVTSFTPPNFGTVNGVQVSGGRYNFDGPASDFATQFAFGFTHIFTPALLLDLRAGYTRINNLSLPLNYGIGIDQKVGFPASQTNFSPFADSLTPVSIGPFGDIGDGAYVPLQDIDNTFQYSGTVSWTLGNHNIKAGLGLIRRQARNVQSASAVGAYGFNLTTDSNGDQLTQQNNQIASTLLGAFNNQTRNFNINSPDYRSWEPSGFVQDSWKINPKVTIVYGLRYDVFTPFTEAHNHISNYDFLDALSNPAAATSSALKIANVNGVNSQVNIPTDHGDVAPRVGFSASLTPQTVLRGGYGLSYFPGNYTSNADLKNVPFTSIFSPACQSTLAVNIETYVNNGTLPPGQNPDCAGGPFNTNSNFSQGIVGPSAPSPAQLANLSLIPGLSFVAEAPHFKNAMIQQYNLQIEQQFGSNVFTIGYVGNIGQHLPESINNINQPLPFNPITNAAGAARPLDAAFIAANPNKPTSSNLGGVSYINSGGISNYNALQTSYQRRFTKGLAFDANYTWGKALSDITGFSQQGSNQGWSNADPFNIRATEYGIAETDIQNRFALGLNYELQYGKQFTGAKKLAFSGWSFNTITVWQSGKPFTITSTGSGADNPAGDDPLHPAKRFGFNNRAVPQNSGGNDRPSQIGDARGSRAIQHFFNTAAFVPQPLGTIGNVQRNSLFGPTFRHVDLSVFKTFAITERFGLQFRAESYNISNTPNFYLGNGQPGDQFGNPGFGSISQADPNYTPRQYQFALKVLF, from the coding sequence ATGATCTACGATTCAACCACCCAGATGACCCGCCTAGGCCAGTGCGGACGCAGACTATCTCGGGGATGGAGCAAGCCGGCATATCTTCTGGCACTCCTGGTCCTCTTCACCTCAGCAGCCTTCGCGCAGCTGACCACCGCCGACATCCTCGGAACCATCACCGATGCCACAGGCGCCGTCGTTCCCAACGCCACCGTCGTCCTCACCAATACCGGGACGAACGAGAAGCGCACCACCACCTCCAACAGCTCCGGCGACTACAGCTTCAACATCCTTCCGGTCGGCCACTACTCCATCTCCGTCAAAGCCACCGGCTTCGAGGCGGCGATTACCAAGGATCTCTCTGTAGAAGCTGGTGACCGCGCCCGCAACGACGTCCATCTCCAGCTCGGCGCAGAATCAACCGTCGTCGAAGTCACCGCCAGCACGCCTCTCCTCCAGGCAGATTCCGCAACCGTCAGCTCCACCGTGACTGCAAAAGCCGTGCAGGATCTTCCCCTCAACGGACGTAACTTCGTTCAGCTCGTGGGCCTCGTCCCCGGCGCCAACGAGGGAGCAGGCAACGGCCTTTCGAGCGGTGGCCGTCCCGACGATCGTCGTACCAATGCAGCCGGTCTCTCCGTCAACGGACAGGACGACACCCTCAACAACTGGGTAGTCGACGGCATCGACGACAACGAACGCATCATCGGCACCATCGGTATCAAGCCCAACGTCGAAGGTATTCAGGAAATCACGATCCAGACCAACAGCTACGCTCCGGAAGCTGGACGTACTGCCGGCGGAGTCATCAACCTCGTCACCCGCTCTGGAACGAACGCCTTCCATGGTTCGGTCTACGAGTACTTCCGCAACGACATCTTTGACGCCCGCAACGTCTTCGCATCCACCGGAAAGAAACCCGAGCTCCGTCAGAATCAGTACGGCGTCAGCATCGGCGGACCGATCTTCCGAGACAGAACCTTCTTCTACTTTGACTGGGAAGGCCTCCGGAACGTCGCGGGCGTTACCTATACCGGTACCGTACCGACTCAGTCTGAATACAACAACATCAACAGCATTAACGGTGGATCGCCAGAGGCATTTTTTAGCACGGCTAACGGTACCGCCCAGGCGCATGCGGGACTAATCCCAGCCACCGGTGGACCGGTACCCATCAACCCGATCGCACTGAACTATCTGAAGCTGTTCCCGGCACCTACCAACAGCAATCTCTCGAACAACTACATCATCAGCCCGAGTAAGACCCAGGACTACAACCTCTATGACGCTCGCATAGACCACAGGTTCAACGATAAAAACGTGCTGTTTGGCCGCTGGTCCTACAACAAAGTCACTAGCTTTACGCCCCCCAACTTCGGCACTGTAAACGGTGTCCAGGTTTCGGGTGGAAGGTACAACTTTGACGGTCCCGCATCCGACTTCGCAACACAGTTTGCATTCGGCTTCACGCACATCTTCACACCAGCTCTCTTGCTCGATCTCCGCGCAGGCTACACTCGCATCAACAACCTCTCTCTTCCACTCAACTACGGCATCGGGATCGACCAAAAAGTCGGCTTCCCGGCCAGCCAGACCAACTTCAGCCCGTTTGCTGACTCCTTGACCCCGGTCTCAATCGGACCCTTCGGTGATATCGGCGACGGCGCTTACGTTCCTCTGCAGGACATCGACAACACCTTCCAATACTCCGGTACCGTTAGCTGGACCCTGGGCAACCACAACATCAAGGCAGGCCTCGGTCTCATCCGCCGGCAGGCTCGTAACGTGCAAAGTGCCTCCGCGGTCGGAGCTTATGGCTTCAATCTGACCACAGACAGCAACGGCGATCAGCTGACCCAGCAGAACAACCAGATTGCTTCTACTCTGCTCGGCGCCTTCAACAACCAAACCCGCAACTTCAATATCAACTCTCCTGACTACCGCAGCTGGGAGCCAAGTGGCTTCGTGCAGGATAGCTGGAAGATCAACCCCAAGGTGACCATCGTCTACGGCCTCCGCTACGACGTCTTCACACCATTCACCGAAGCTCACAACCACATCTCAAACTATGACTTCCTCGATGCGCTCTCCAACCCGGCGGCAGCTACCTCGTCTGCGTTGAAGATCGCCAATGTGAATGGAGTCAACTCACAGGTCAACATTCCTACCGATCACGGCGATGTTGCGCCACGCGTTGGCTTCTCCGCATCGCTCACCCCCCAAACCGTTCTCCGTGGTGGTTACGGGCTCAGTTACTTCCCCGGGAACTACACCTCCAACGCCGACCTGAAGAACGTTCCGTTCACCTCCATCTTCAGCCCGGCTTGCCAATCCACTCTCGCGGTTAATATCGAAACCTATGTAAACAACGGCACACTCCCTCCAGGCCAGAACCCGGACTGCGCAGGCGGTCCTTTCAATACAAACTCGAACTTTAGCCAGGGAATCGTTGGTCCGTCTGCTCCGAGTCCAGCGCAGCTCGCAAACCTGAGCCTCATCCCCGGTCTTTCGTTCGTCGCGGAAGCACCGCACTTCAAAAACGCCATGATCCAGCAGTACAACCTGCAAATAGAGCAACAGTTCGGCTCCAACGTCTTCACCATCGGCTACGTCGGCAACATCGGTCAGCATCTGCCCGAATCGATTAACAACATCAACCAGCCGCTGCCCTTCAACCCCATCACCAACGCCGCTGGCGCTGCTCGTCCGCTGGATGCAGCCTTCATTGCAGCCAATCCAAACAAGCCGACCAGCTCGAATTTGGGCGGCGTCAGCTACATCAACAGCGGCGGTATCTCCAACTACAACGCTTTGCAGACCTCCTACCAGCGCCGCTTTACCAAGGGTCTGGCATTTGATGCGAACTACACTTGGGGCAAAGCTCTGAGCGACATCACTGGCTTCTCCCAACAGGGCAGCAACCAGGGTTGGAGCAACGCGGATCCGTTCAATATCCGTGCAACTGAATACGGCATCGCGGAGACCGATATTCAAAACCGCTTCGCTCTCGGTCTGAACTACGAACTCCAGTACGGCAAGCAGTTCACCGGCGCCAAGAAACTCGCCTTCAGCGGATGGTCCTTCAATACCATCACCGTCTGGCAGAGCGGAAAACCCTTCACCATCACCAGCACTGGCAGCGGAGCAGATAACCCTGCTGGCGACGACCCTCTACATCCCGCCAAACGATTCGGCTTCAACAACCGCGCCGTTCCCCAAAACAGCGGAGGCAACGACCGCCCCAGCCAGATCGGAGATGCTCGTGGATCGAGGGCGATTCAGCACTTCTTCAACACTGCGGCCTTCGTTCCTCAACCCCTCGGAACCATTGGAAACGTTCAGCGCAACTCGCTGTTCGGGCCCACCTTCCGCCACGTAGACCTATCCGTGTTCAAGACGTTCGCCATTACCGAGCGGTTCGGACTTCAGTTCCGCGCGGAGAGCTACAACATCTCGAACACGCCCAACTTCTACCTGGGCAATGGCCAACCAGGCGATCAATTCGGCAACCCCGGCTTCGGAAGCATATCGCAGGCCGACCCGAACTACACCCCGCGCCAGTATCAGTTTGCCCTCAAGGTGCTGTTCTAA
- a CDS encoding GH1 family beta-glucosidase, producing the protein MNRRSFLAQTSAWAAAAALPRLSVASVLPSLDATAEQTPAVGEVKFPKDFLWGTATAAYQVEGAWNVDGRGETVWDRFSHSLGNVKGAYTGDAACDDYHRYPEDIALMKQMNMRSYRYSIAWSRIQPTGEGAINQKGIDYYKRLTDTVLKAGLRPLVTLYHWDLPQPLEDKGGWPNRDTAARFADYAEIAVKALGDRIQTWAIFNEPWVFTYLGYGSGVHAPGKQDFDLFLKASHTVNLAQGDAFRAIKAIAPKSKVGSAFSMSSTTPATSSSEDAAAAKRFDAFNNVWFLETALRGRYPEAFVHGVPLETMGFQNGDDKRMTAPLDYIGVNYYFRQIVANLKTPAPTKPSYDAMGFDHFNGKEGPLTEIGWEVYPRGMYEIVQRVSQDYKLPIEITENGCSYGDYPDASGRVADVRRIHYYREHLRELARAIHDGADVRAYHSWSILDNFEWSEGYTQRFGMVFVDFPTQRRFMKDSAKWYSRVAATNTIEATPATT; encoded by the coding sequence ATGAATCGCCGAAGTTTTCTAGCCCAAACCTCTGCGTGGGCCGCAGCCGCCGCGCTCCCCAGGCTATCCGTAGCCTCCGTCCTCCCCTCACTCGACGCCACCGCCGAGCAAACCCCAGCCGTCGGCGAAGTCAAGTTCCCAAAAGACTTCCTCTGGGGCACCGCCACTGCCGCCTATCAGGTCGAAGGCGCCTGGAATGTTGACGGTAGAGGCGAGACCGTCTGGGACCGCTTCAGCCACTCCCTCGGCAACGTCAAGGGCGCCTACACCGGCGACGCCGCCTGCGACGACTACCATCGCTACCCCGAAGACATCGCCCTCATGAAGCAGATGAATATGCGCAGCTATCGCTACTCCATCGCATGGTCCCGCATCCAACCCACCGGCGAAGGAGCCATCAACCAGAAGGGAATCGACTACTACAAGCGCCTCACCGACACCGTTCTCAAGGCAGGGCTTCGCCCCCTCGTCACCCTCTACCACTGGGACCTCCCCCAGCCCCTCGAAGACAAAGGCGGCTGGCCCAACCGCGACACCGCTGCCCGTTTCGCCGACTACGCCGAGATCGCCGTCAAAGCCCTCGGCGACCGCATTCAAACCTGGGCCATCTTCAACGAGCCCTGGGTCTTCACCTATCTCGGTTACGGAAGTGGTGTCCACGCCCCCGGAAAACAAGACTTCGACCTCTTCCTCAAGGCCTCACACACTGTGAACCTCGCACAGGGCGACGCCTTCCGCGCCATCAAGGCCATCGCTCCGAAATCCAAGGTCGGCAGCGCCTTCAGTATGTCGTCAACTACCCCCGCAACCTCCTCCTCCGAAGACGCCGCCGCCGCCAAACGCTTCGACGCCTTCAACAACGTCTGGTTCCTCGAGACTGCCTTACGCGGCCGCTATCCCGAAGCCTTTGTCCACGGTGTCCCCCTCGAGACCATGGGCTTTCAAAACGGCGACGACAAGCGTATGACTGCACCGCTCGACTACATCGGCGTCAACTACTACTTCCGCCAAATCGTCGCCAATCTCAAAACACCCGCTCCCACCAAACCCTCCTACGACGCCATGGGCTTCGACCACTTCAATGGAAAAGAAGGCCCCCTCACCGAGATCGGCTGGGAGGTCTATCCGCGAGGCATGTATGAGATCGTCCAGCGCGTCTCGCAGGACTACAAACTCCCCATCGAGATCACCGAGAACGGCTGCTCCTACGGCGACTATCCCGACGCCTCCGGCCGCGTCGCCGACGTCCGCCGCATTCACTACTATCGCGAGCACCTTCGCGAACTCGCCCGCGCCATTCACGACGGAGCCGATGTTCGCGCCTACCACTCCTGGTCCATCCTCGACAACTTCGAGTGGTCCGAAGGCTACACGCAACGCTTCGGCATGGTCTTCGTGGACTTCCCCACACAGCGCCGCTTCATGAAGGATTCAGCGAAGTGGTACTCTCGTGTCGCCGCCACCAACACCATCGAAGCCACCCCTGCCACAACATAA
- a CDS encoding MutS-related protein gives MPPSDLSPSEEYKQRQQAREQKVAHFEKLHRRFGNLRLLVVIATLIACWFSLHNTAFSPWWLLTGPVVFLAIAFLHAKILRQRTCAERAVDFYRKGIARIEDRWNLSSQIGTGHTGERIDTHASLYATDLDLFGPGSLFELLSLARTRMGEDTLATWLLAPAPVAGLKQRHAAVSELRTCLNLREDVAVLGEDLKVGIHAEALTRWAEAPNQLKHQALRWLSLLISFASIASVIFWAQRGEKTPFFLILILASIITASLRMQTAEVLQSTEHALKDLQLLSSLLARLEREQFESPRLQTLKKQLSSHHLAGSQAIARLRTIVEYINALENPILRALNVPLVYGVQAAYAAEAWRSAHGTAVRSWLATIGEAEALLSLSAYTFEHPADPFPEFVEGAPCFNAEQLGHPLIPAAKCVRNNVSICGEIRVLLISGSNMSGKSTLMRAVGINTVLAMAGAPVRAARLQLTPLQIGASILINDSLQEGSSRFYAEITRLRQICDLAEKNPPVLFLLDELLQGTNSKDRLIGAEGVVRALLDSGAIGLISTHDLALTNIGEQRDPRLHNVHLQDEIEDGKMKFDFKLQEGVVTKSNGIELMRLIGLKV, from the coding sequence GTGCCTCCGTCCGATCTTTCTCCCTCCGAAGAGTACAAGCAGCGCCAGCAAGCCCGCGAGCAGAAGGTCGCGCATTTCGAAAAGCTGCATCGGCGCTTCGGAAATCTCCGACTCCTGGTAGTCATTGCAACCCTGATCGCCTGCTGGTTCTCTCTCCACAACACCGCCTTTTCACCATGGTGGCTTCTCACGGGCCCTGTAGTATTCCTCGCGATTGCCTTCCTGCACGCAAAGATCCTACGTCAGCGCACCTGCGCCGAGCGCGCCGTAGACTTCTATCGCAAGGGCATTGCCCGCATCGAAGACCGCTGGAACCTCTCCAGCCAGATCGGCACTGGCCACACCGGCGAACGCATCGATACCCACGCCAGCCTTTACGCCACCGATCTCGACCTCTTCGGCCCCGGCAGCCTCTTCGAACTCCTTTCGCTCGCTCGCACGCGAATGGGCGAGGACACCCTCGCCACCTGGCTCCTCGCTCCAGCCCCCGTCGCCGGCCTAAAGCAGCGCCACGCCGCAGTCTCCGAACTTCGCACCTGCCTCAACCTTCGCGAAGACGTAGCTGTCCTTGGTGAAGATCTCAAGGTTGGTATCCACGCCGAAGCTCTCACACGTTGGGCCGAGGCTCCCAATCAGCTCAAACACCAGGCTCTCCGCTGGCTCTCTCTCCTCATCTCATTCGCATCGATAGCCTCCGTGATCTTCTGGGCGCAACGCGGAGAAAAGACTCCTTTCTTCCTCATCCTCATCCTCGCAAGCATCATTACCGCATCTCTTCGCATGCAAACCGCCGAAGTCCTTCAATCCACCGAGCACGCCCTCAAGGATCTGCAACTCCTCTCCTCTTTGTTGGCCCGTCTCGAGCGCGAACAGTTCGAATCGCCGCGCCTGCAGACTCTCAAGAAGCAACTCTCCTCTCATCACCTCGCAGGCTCTCAAGCTATCGCCCGCCTCCGCACCATCGTGGAGTACATCAACGCGCTCGAAAACCCAATCCTGCGCGCCCTCAACGTGCCGCTCGTCTACGGGGTCCAGGCTGCCTACGCAGCCGAAGCCTGGCGCAGCGCCCACGGAACCGCAGTACGCTCCTGGCTCGCAACCATCGGCGAAGCCGAAGCGCTCCTGTCCCTCTCTGCCTACACCTTCGAGCATCCCGCCGACCCATTCCCCGAGTTCGTCGAGGGCGCACCCTGCTTCAACGCCGAACAACTCGGCCACCCTCTCATCCCCGCCGCAAAGTGTGTCCGCAACAACGTTAGTATCTGTGGCGAAATCCGCGTCCTCCTCATCAGCGGCTCAAACATGTCCGGCAAAAGCACGCTCATGCGCGCCGTCGGCATCAACACCGTCCTCGCCATGGCAGGGGCACCCGTCCGCGCCGCAAGATTGCAACTCACTCCGCTACAAATAGGAGCAAGCATTCTCATCAACGACTCGCTACAGGAAGGAAGCTCTCGCTTCTACGCCGAGATCACGCGCCTCCGCCAGATCTGCGACCTCGCCGAAAAAAATCCCCCGGTCCTCTTCCTCCTGGACGAGCTCCTCCAGGGCACAAACTCGAAAGACCGCCTCATCGGAGCCGAAGGCGTAGTCCGCGCCCTGCTCGACAGCGGAGCCATCGGCCTTATCAGCACCCACGACCTCGCCCTCACCAACATCGGAGAACAGCGCGACCCCCGTCTCCACAATGTGCATCTTCAGGACGAGATCGAGGACGGAAAGATGAAGTTCGACTTCAAGTTGCAGGAGGGCGTCGTCACCAAAAGCAACGGCATCGAACTCATGCGCCTCATCGGCCTCAAGGTTTGA
- a CDS encoding electron transfer flavoprotein subunit beta/FixA family protein yields MRILTYIRQVLDAEESVHIANNAVALENSKLVMDTMDEYGVEEALRLRESGIEAEIVAVAVGPARVQDALRTALAMGADRAIHVETDIRLDAIALSKVLAQLAKQEEATLILSGGQQADWDSHALAAATAERLNWPQVTWTSALALAGTILTGKHDADEGSESFTLELPVVVTTQQGLNEPRYPTLPNIMKSKKKELRKESLNQFDVTPKLNFVSAEIQVKNRLNKILDGKDAPAAAAQLVDLLRNEARVIA; encoded by the coding sequence ATGCGCATACTGACGTACATTCGGCAGGTTCTCGACGCCGAAGAGAGCGTGCACATCGCGAACAACGCCGTCGCGCTCGAAAACAGCAAGCTCGTCATGGACACCATGGACGAGTACGGGGTCGAAGAGGCGCTGCGCCTCCGCGAGAGCGGCATCGAAGCCGAGATCGTAGCCGTAGCTGTAGGCCCCGCCCGTGTGCAGGACGCCCTCCGCACCGCCCTCGCCATGGGTGCCGACCGTGCTATCCACGTCGAAACCGACATCCGTCTCGACGCCATCGCACTCAGCAAAGTCCTCGCCCAGCTCGCCAAGCAGGAAGAAGCAACCCTCATTCTCTCCGGCGGTCAACAGGCCGACTGGGACTCGCACGCCCTCGCCGCCGCCACCGCCGAGCGCCTCAACTGGCCGCAGGTCACCTGGACCAGTGCCCTCGCACTCGCAGGCACCATCCTCACCGGCAAGCACGACGCCGACGAAGGCAGCGAATCCTTCACGCTCGAGCTCCCTGTCGTTGTCACCACCCAGCAAGGGCTCAACGAGCCGCGCTATCCCACGCTCCCCAACATCATGAAGTCGAAGAAAAAAGAGCTCCGCAAAGAGTCCCTCAACCAGTTCGACGTAACGCCAAAGCTCAACTTCGTCAGCGCCGAGATCCAGGTCAAAAATCGCCTCAACAAAATCCTCGATGGCAAAGACGCCCCTGCTGCCGCCGCGCAACTCGTAGATCTTCTCCGCAACGAAGCAAGGGTGATCGCATGA
- a CDS encoding electron transfer flavoprotein subunit alpha/FixB family protein: MILVVVEYANGKVSKSTWEMITAARESGREGPVTALVLGSNIAAVAAEVAKAVDQVLVADLPALAQYDPELWSAAVAQIATEGEASLVLLGGSRSGREYSPRVAIKLDAPLLEDVISLKATGETITAQRYTFLARVTETIESTAPIAVATIKPGVFNAATPKAEAAEQFDVDLSLPAPRLKVTGKTAERSSRISLSEAEIVVSGGRGVGSAEGFTQYVEALADQLGAAVGATRAIVDAGWRPYSEQVGQTGKTVQPKTYIAIGISGAVQHLSGMNKSKTIVAINRDAEAPIFKIADYGIIGDVTQLVPAILTELKK; this comes from the coding sequence ATGATTCTCGTCGTCGTGGAGTATGCCAATGGAAAAGTAAGCAAGAGCACCTGGGAGATGATCACCGCGGCTCGCGAATCAGGCCGCGAAGGCCCCGTCACCGCGTTAGTCCTCGGCAGCAACATAGCAGCAGTCGCCGCGGAAGTAGCCAAAGCCGTAGACCAGGTTCTCGTCGCCGATCTCCCCGCACTCGCCCAATACGATCCCGAACTATGGTCCGCCGCCGTCGCCCAGATCGCAACCGAAGGAGAAGCCTCTCTCGTCCTCCTCGGCGGCAGTCGCAGCGGCCGCGAGTACAGCCCCCGCGTTGCCATCAAACTAGACGCGCCCCTTCTCGAAGACGTCATTTCCCTCAAGGCCACCGGTGAAACCATCACCGCACAGCGCTACACCTTCCTCGCCCGTGTCACCGAGACCATCGAGTCCACCGCGCCCATCGCGGTAGCCACTATCAAACCCGGCGTCTTCAATGCCGCAACCCCGAAGGCCGAAGCCGCCGAACAGTTCGACGTCGACCTCAGCCTTCCCGCGCCACGACTCAAAGTCACCGGCAAGACCGCCGAGCGCAGCTCACGCATCTCGCTCTCCGAGGCCGAGATCGTCGTCTCCGGCGGCCGCGGTGTAGGCAGCGCCGAAGGCTTCACCCAATATGTCGAAGCCCTCGCCGACCAGCTCGGCGCCGCAGTCGGAGCCACCCGCGCCATCGTCGACGCAGGCTGGCGCCCCTACTCCGAACAAGTCGGCCAGACCGGCAAGACCGTGCAGCCTAAGACCTACATCGCCATCGGCATCTCCGGCGCGGTCCAGCATCTATCCGGCATGAACAAGAGCAAAACCATCGTCGCCATTAACCGCGACGCTGAAGCCCCCATCTTCAAAATCGCCGACTACGGCATCATCGGCGACGTAACCCAGCTAGTCCCAGCCATCCTCACCGAACTCAAAAAATAG